The sequence below is a genomic window from Geitlerinema sp. PCC 9228.
ATCAGCTTGCAGCAAACTTGGGTTTCTCTAGACCAACGCTACCAACGAGGATTTCAACCGCGAATTACGCTCAAAACCACCATGGCGTTTGCTATGCTGCATCTCAGCAAATTACCGGCTTCCGGGGGGAAAATCCTCGACCCCTTTTGCGGTTCGGGAACCATTTTACTAGAGGCAGCGAGTTTGCGTCCCGATATTCAATTATACGGTAGCGATCGCGAGGAAAAATGTGTTACTGGTACTAGAGAGAATTTAATTTCAGCGGGATACTACCAGCGATCGCACATTCAACAATTAGATGCTCGGGATATTGCCGCTGCCTATCCATCGGCTGCTTTTCATGCGATTGTGACCAACCCTCCCTATGGCATTCAGGTAGGACAGCAAATCGATTTTTATCGACTGTACCGCAAATTTTTGCAAGCAGCTACCCAACTGCTGGTGCCGCAAGGTAGGGTAGTGATGTTGGTGGGGAAAAAACACGCTTTGGTCCGAAAAGTATTGCGATCGCTACCTCAGTTTCGCGTTTGCCACGAACGAGTGGTAGAAACTGGCAATATTTACCCGCATTTAATGGTTTTGGAATTGCTTCCTCCCTCTACCAGCGATGGAAATTCCCACCAGGAGGCACTGTGAGCAGTTGCA
It includes:
- a CDS encoding THUMP domain-containing protein; the protein is MTILRLTTNPGIEDIVANEFRQKAAKLDCQITRIQCRPFHHIDGHVLVESNEPWEKLSAVAFQMRSVFHVMQHLHQFQHQGGDFLAEICQELEQLDIPPMQDAKTFRTTSKRNGQHPFTSIDVQRQTGAVLVERYGAGVDLTNPDVNVRVDVIEDTCFISLQQTWVSLDQRYQRGFQPRITLKTTMAFAMLHLSKLPASGGKILDPFCGSGTILLEAASLRPDIQLYGSDREEKCVTGTRENLISAGYYQRSHIQQLDARDIAAAYPSAAFHAIVTNPPYGIQVGQQIDFYRLYRKFLQAATQLLVPQGRVVMLVGKKHALVRKVLRSLPQFRVCHERVVETGNIYPHLMVLELLPPSTSDGNSHQEAL